The Papaver somniferum cultivar HN1 unplaced genomic scaffold, ASM357369v1 unplaced-scaffold_18, whole genome shotgun sequence genome includes a window with the following:
- the LOC113337953 gene encoding uncharacterized protein LOC113337953: protein MKELQFKCLKSHDYHMLMQGLMPIFLMYCFKDHKLLREAIRQLSLFFKVLCSKVIDREALRLMHERVVESLCVFEMYFPPAFFVTMTHLVVHLAEEALTLGPVQFRWMYPFERMMRTYKVYGRNKNYIEGSITAQYEVDEGARHWMETS, encoded by the exons ATGAAAGAGTTACAATTTAAGTGTTTGAAGTCCCACGACTACCACATGCTTATGCAGGGTTTGATGCCAATTTTTCTAATGTATTGTTTCAAAGATCATAAGCTTTTGCGTGAGGCAATACGTCAATTGTCATTGTTTTTCAAAGTTCTTTGTTCTAAGGTTATTGATCGTGAAGCGCTTCGTCTAATGCACGAACGTGTTGTGGAGTCTTTATGTGTGTTTGAGATGTACTTCCCACCGGCTTTTTTTGTTACGATGACTCATCTTGTCGTACATTTGGCCGAAGAGGCACTAACATTGGGACCAGTTCAATTTAGGTGGATGTACCCTTTTGAGAG GATGATGAGAACCTACAAGGTTTATGGTCGGAACAAAAACTATATTGAAGGGTCTATAACTGCACAATATGAGGTCGATGAAGGAGCGCGCCATTGGATGGA AACCTCCTAA